The stretch of DNA ATTCTATCTATTATTCTTATTATACACGAAAAAAAGACAATtcaagtttcaaaaaaaaatcagcatTTTTTTGAACTTAACAATTCAGCATTTTTACTTGGCGCAAAAATCATTTTCAATGAgtacaaaatttttaaatatagtTCAAATGTGCAAtaattatctaatcataaaaatttcactATAGTTGGACCATAAAAACTGCACGTATGAAACAATTATAtaaaagcatagatctaaagttacaataaaaaaatttatactaaagcataccataataTATGTTCACcttatgtagatctactcatgttttACTCTAACAAATTAGATTttcctattttatgatttttctaaaacagcctgaaaaaaataaaaaaacaaaaacgccTTTAAAACCTGCTTGTAACCGGTCAGGGATGTAAAAAGAATGGTTTTAAAGTTTAGGGAGGTGGTTTACCCTGTTTTATAATTCAGTGAGGAAAAAGAAACTTAAGATAATATGGACGTTTTCctttaaaataaaaataggcCTGGCTTCTAATTGGATCAGGCTTATTTAAGCAGGAACCTGTGACTGGGACGAGCCTCTGTGACTCATGGGCTTGAAGCTGTCGCAGTCATCAATCCCCTTAGGGCGAGGCCTGCTTCCCACGAGACATCGGAGTCCAAATTGAATAAGATACACCCTATGTAAATTTTGAGAAAATTACCCATGAGGCTCAAAAAACCTAGctttctttcattttttttattttaacttACTTATTATGAGGTTTGAAAATTAAATTCAGTTACCTAGGGGTTAAGGGATGCGTAAATGATTGTTTTGCCCCTAGCAAAAAATAATTAAAGTGTAGAGAGCCACATCCAACTAATCACACAACTTTGCATTCATATAAGATATGAACTgaaggaaggaggaggaggggaaTTGCCAGAGGAGGGTTGCCACAGAGGTGCAATAGGGAGGCACAACTAGTGGAGAGGGGGGAGCAGCCGACTTGGGATACACAACTTGTCTTTCCAAACATGGAGCCTGCGATAACCCCCCCTGCAACGGCTCCTTGGCGACAACGGCAGCTCCCTAGCGGCATGGAGGTGGCAAATTGAGCACTCAGACGAACGAACAATCGTGCAAGGGAGAAACCAGATGGGACAATAACTTGTTTGGGTGGCCAAGTAGGGGAGCAATAAGAATGGATAGCGGGAGGAATAAATAAGAGAAGAGCAAAAGTAGGAGCCGACAAAAGTAGGGGCTCTAGTAGACTGTctactttttttagagcacgccTTGGCGCGTATTTTATTAAGCAGGAAGAGTTTCGGGTACAACAAAAGAGCTAGGTAACCCTGGTTACCCTAGGCAAGAAAAAGCCCACCACACACCTCCCCCCCAACAACAAAAGGGGACTACAGCGAGACGAAAACTACAACAGAAAACACAAGGGTCTAAGCAACACGGGCAGCCAGCGCCGCAAGACCCGTGTAACCCGCTGCACACCACGAACTCAGCTCCTGAAGGATGTCATCCGCGAGCTTGGACGCTGACCTCTGAACCCCCTGAAAGGTTCTTGCGTTCCTCTCCTTCCAAAGGTTCCAGGCCATCAAGAAAAAGAACGAGTCGAAACCAGCCCTGAAAGGTTTTTGGAAGGTCTTTCTTTCCTTGAGCCACCAGTCGATGATCGGCTGCTCGACGACGAAAAGATGCCCCAGCTGCAACCTGCGTAGAAGGATTCCCCAGACCTCCTTGCTGAAGACGCACCCCAAGACCAGGTGATCCATTGTTTCAGAGCTCTGGTCACAGATGATGCAAGTGTCACTGGTCTGCAGCCCATGGCGGAACCTCCTCTCTGCTGTCCAGCAGCGTCCATGAAGAATTAGCCAAACGAAGAAGCGAACCCTTGGCGGAGCTCTGGTTTTCCACAGTTGCTTTGCTCCAACCGGAGTCGACGACCCAAGGAACATTGCCCCGTACGCCGACGCCGCCGAGTACTGGCCGTCCGGCGTGAGGCCCCAACGAAACGTATCAGGCTCGGAGGATAGGTCGATGTCCATCAGTCGACCAAATAAACGGCTTAGCTCCAGAAGAAGCTGTGCAGTGACCGGGCCATTGACATGTCGCACCCAGGCATCATTTTGGAGAGCCTCCTGAACCGTCGCATTCCTCTTCCTAGGCTTGACTGCAAGGACATCTGAAGGTGCGAGGTCCCTGATGCACTGGCCATCAAGCCATCTGAGCTGGTTTTTTAGCTCAACTACCCAAAAATAGAGTAGGGCTCCTGTTAGTTAGTACTGCcagagcatcttcaagagactGTGTATATGCTTCTGTGATGCTCGATTTAGGGATTTTCTATGAAAAACATTGTCCAATAGCTTTGCTATCTGGTTTTCTTAAATGGTGAGTGCTCTATTTTATAATAACAGAATTGGAGAGTGGATTAAAGAAGCTGCTGTGGTATTCCagtaatttataaaaactaTCTTTTCTAGAGACCCTCTAAATTGTGTATTTTGAAGATCTGTTTTACAAAATCTCTTGGGAGATACTGCTGCACCCTAGATAGTCTTAATTACCTTAGTAAGGAACGTCTTTATTTAACCAACAAAAATACCATGAATACATTATTGTGCCACCAGTTTGTGCAAACCATGAAACTTGCGACTCAAAAATATGCTCTATGCATGCAAATCTAATAAATCTTTAGGATATAATCTATATATTCTTTAATTTCTAGCTGTAGTAGGTTGATGGACTGGGTGGATGCACCTTATTGATTATTATAGAAAATAAGCATTTGTGGCAGATCCCTTTGCTTAGATATTAGCTATTATATATCATAGTCGCCAAATTATATTCCCAAACACTGTGTAAAACATTCACTATGAAAAAAGATATACTCTTAATGAATTATTAAAAAAACTCTGGAAACGGTGTCTATCATGATAGCTATATCGACAATAAAGAAACATTAATTATTGCCCTTGATAGTTTGAAGCTACAACATATACAAAATCTTTAAAGTATGCTATCTATATATAATATTCTCCTGAAGATATAAAATCTATCTTCTAAGGTATACTAaactttgggccacaaatagaAATAGTCCTGAAACATTCAGAAGACATTTAAGAAATGCTTAGCGTGCATGGCGGCTATATCTGCTATAAAAGCCCACCATGCCGCCATTGATAGTTTGAGGCAACAAACACCAAAATtaaaccacccaaaaatttcATCCATGATGAAacatctccttcttccccttgttcTTCTCTTAGCCATCTCCCTCCCTCTCATCGCTGCCACTGGTGTTGCGAATGCCACCCAACTAGTCTACGACACAGATGGACATGAAATGAATAGCTATTCGTCGTACTACATTCTCCCAGCAGAgaagggcgccgccgccgccgccgccggcggcggcctcaAACTGAATTCGTTGACTGCCTTGGCGTCCTTCGTGATCCAGGCACCAAGTGAGGCTGACCATGGCTACCCTGTAAAATTCTCGCCGCTTAATGCATCTTCTGATGGGATGACTCGTCTTTCAACCGACACCAAGATCATCTTCGCCATCATCACAACTCGCGTCGAATCATTGTATTGGTatgtgtcgtcgtcgtcgtcgtcggggcCGCGTCAACGTGTCGCCATCCCGGAATACCTCAAGAAACCACCTGGTGGATTTGTGTTCCGCGTCGAGAGgcacgtcgccgccgccgccggcggcgcggcGACGAAGGGGTACAAGCTGGTGTGGTGCGACGACGGGAAAATGAAGCCCTGCAGAGATCTCGGCCTGTATGAATCCGAGGGGAAGACATGGCTAGCGACAGGCAGTGACTCCCCTTTCGTGGTCGTGTTCAAGAAGAGGGAACTTGGTGTCTAGTATGCATAGACGACAGTATGTTTGTTCTGGTCGTCGTGCATGCACTaagagcaaggtcaataatagagccaTGTGATTAAAGTTAAGCCAAGTAATTAAAGCTAAGTTATATAATAAGTTGtctcatacttgtctctaaaacaCTTTCACTTTTATATTTATTCTCACAACACTTGTTATTTGAGCccaccactacctatgcatccgtGCCCAGCTTGCTGCTTACATaagagccaagctatcatctctctcctctcttctttcCTCCATATcagcattagcttggctataagcccatTATTATACCTGCTCTAACAGGAAGTAATATAATACATGGTGTCTACTGTCTAGCCTCATGAATTGGCTCCTACTTTCTAGATTAAAATACTACCAAGTAATTGACTGAGAACTGATGGCATGCATTATATATTTCCCTTGATTTCTTTATGGGTTGTTGTTGTTACTCTGCTATATAATTTTTGTTTCCATATATATCTTAGCAGCACGTTGAAGATCACTACTTTACATAAAGTATTTCTTTTTGATGCACTACATAGAGTACTTTTTAGAAACTGGTAACCCATTTTTAGACACTTGCGGACTTGCCTCTTAAGTTGGTCAAGAAGAATGTTGATGAAACAAAACTGGGCCTGATCAACAGGCCGGGCCGGGGCGGGCCGTGGTCGTGAACCCTTGGGTGCGTTGCCATGACAGAAATGGAGACACGGCCCGGTGGCCGTCCGATGTGTGGCCTGTGGGCCTTGGGCCCTGGCCCGTGGCCACGCGAGAAAAGCCACTGCCGGCGGTGAGCGGAGGGAAAAGCAACAGCACGGAAACAAATCCGTCGCCCTGCGCTTTAGACAGACTGAATGTTCGTGGGCTGTTAAACATTTTGCTAATAATTATTGAAAAGATTAGCCGTTGATCATCTTTGTACCTGTTATTTTTATTCTTCTTCTATTTCAGGTTACTCCTGAGTCCTGAACATGCATATATGCTACCATCGTCATTCGTCAAGCTTGCTTTTTTTTATTCATTCGTCGGTCGATCTTGCTGGATGCAGGTTGGAGTATGATTTGAGTTGGATGCGTGTATAATGAATTTGTCGACCAAGGCAGGCAGCATTGCTCTTCTTCTTTCCAAGAAATTCGTCAGAGCAAAGCAGGGACGAAACACACTGGCAAACTAGCAGAGCCCATTCATTTTTCTTATAAATCGTAttttttctgtcaaccaacagtgtttttctctcacgataAATCAGTGACAGTATTTTCAAGCATGGCTAACAGGCTCAAAATTAGTGAAAAACGCCACATAACAAAAGCAGTGCATGCAACAGGACCGCAGCTTAGTTATCTTCCCTGTACATTCAGTTCAGCTATCTCAACTAATTAATTAGAGGCAGAGCAACAAGTGACTAGTAGTAAGTGAGATGAACAGACAGGTAACATTCCTCTTCTTGTCACTGATAAATCACCAATCTCCACTCTGCATGCATGCTTACTGTCTACTAGCTACATCTTCTACTGTCGGTTTCAGGCACTCAGCGATCAGCGCTTCCGtccgtcgacgatggcgaggAGGCGCGCGACGCCCTTGGTCCACAACTCGTACTCCCGCTGGCTGCCGCACTCGAACTCGATCACCCGCTGCTCCGCCGTCCGCAGCCCGAAGTAGCGCCGCTGCTCGCCGCCCTCCAGCAGGTGCCGCCCCGGCCACGCCGCCACGTCCCGGCACACGTCCACCACCTCGCCTGCATTCAGTTGTTGCAGTCggcacacacacacaacacaaTACAACGCGTCAGTGCTGGACAGAGCGACAACTTGTATGGACGACATTTGCAAGCAGCCGCTAGcttactcttcttcttcttcgtgaTGGTGCCACCCACatgtttgctcttcatcttcagcaTCACCTGCAGTGCAGAAACAAATGGCGGCCGTGCACCCAATTCAGGGACGTTCCGGCGATTGCTCAAAGAACGATGAGCAGCTGCAATGCGACTGATGTTACTGAAGAACACGAGGTGATTCGATTCAGTCCAATTCGTACCAGGCCCGCCCGGTTGATGTACACAGAGACGACCTTCCAATGCAGCGATCCTTTGCGGGTGCGCTTGAGGAGCTCGGTGCCGCGCGCCAGCAGGTCCTGCGTGCAGATGCCCAGGAAGTTGTTCTCCTCGCCCAGCAACAGCTCGTCGCtgaagcagctgctgctgctgttgctgctctcCACCTCCCTCTGCtgctgatgatgatggtgatgcttcGGCTGCCCGTCGTGCTTGTGGCCGCCGTGCTGGTGATGCTGCCCacctccgcctcctccgcccACCGCGCCCTTCTCCACGGGGATCACCGCCGCCACGTTCCACACCTCCTTCAGCGCCCTCGCCCTGAGCGTCGCCGCCCCTCGCAACGCTGCAAAGGGGGGAAAAAGACCAAGCAAACGCCGCCACACGCGGTCGCGTCACTCACTCTGAGCTTCGATTCCACGGCCAGAGATCGATCGGAATGCTGTGCAGGGGTTTGGTTGGCGACAAAcctgtggcggcggcggccgtgaTGGTGACGACGTCGCCGGGGGTGCGGACGTTAACCGCGGACCCGACGGCGGCCGCCAGGTGCTCGCGGTCGGCGCCGAGAGCCTCCGCGGCCTCCACGCACTGCGCGGCCACCAGCGTCGCGGCCGACGCCACCGCCATGTCCgtgcgcgcgccgcggccgtTGTCCTTgcccgacgacgaggaggaagcCGCGGCGGTGGCAGCAGCCACGGCGGCGACGGCCGCGGCCACGGCGGCCACGGACACGGCGGCGTGCACCTGCGCGTTGTGCGCCCGCGTCTCCTCCTTCCTCTTCTCCTTGCGGTCCTTGAGCCACCGCCCCACCGTCTTGCTCCCGCCGCGGGCGTACGGCTGCGGCTTCGGCGTGCTCACCGCCCTGCAGAACTGCAAATTTTTTTTCACCACCAACAATGGCAATCGCTCGGTTAGCATTTAGTTACTGTTCAGCGCATCAAAGATGAATTTTTTTGGTGTGTGTATTGACAGTTGCTCCTGCTCATGCTAATTATTCTGCAAATTTTATGCAAAAGACCTACAGTTAGGAAAATGAACAGAACTGTTAATGTCTTAACTAATGAGCCATCGCAGATTACAGTGTAAATTAACAGATCATGAGTTGACAGGATTCATCCAAATAATACAATCCTAGTCTTCTCTACACTCACACAGGCAGTAATTTCGGAAATTCATGCAAAGTGTGGCCATCCTTTTACTGACCACTGCAAATGATATGAAAATTGCTCCTGCTCATCTTAAAATCCAGACAAAAACTGGGACTGATTGTGACACCTAAACTGAAACACCGTTCTGCAAATACTAGCAGTTAGGCCAATGAACTGAACCCAAATGGACCATTGCATATAGTTATGCCGCAAAACTTGATTAGATCATGAGTTGTCAGGATATGTCCCAACaacaactcaacaaggctagtGATACACTGATACTGGCTAGTGGCTACTAGCACACTCACGCAAGCAGCAGCAGTAAACAATTATCGCAAAGCGTGTCCAACTTTAATTTTACCTGACCACTGCAAATGATTGTGTTTCCATGGCGTTAATCTAGGCTTGCTAGGGGCACACTGATGGAATCCCGAGGCATGCCAATGCGTCTGTCTGCCGAACGCAACGCAACGCATGCGCCAGTGACCTGACCGCACTGTGTGATGAGGATTCGAAGCAACACATGGCACAATCATGAGGGGAGACACTGATGAGAGAGGGTACCAGCATCAGCAATTTTAATAGAGGGACGCAGGAGAGATTAGCCTCGGAGCAGACAGGGGTGGTATGGCACAGTAGAAAAGAGTGCATCATTAGGTTAAGATTTAAGACTGTGAAAGCTGGGGGGCAGTGACACTTGATTAGGGGTAAGAAAGGGAAGGATGCTCTTGACAGGCGCGAAAAGGGAGCATCAGGCCAAAGTGATGAGGCAAGAACTGCACGCATAGGCCTGGCCTGCAACTGCAAGCCTCTTGCTTTTTTCGAGCACTCTGCTACTACCCAGCCGCCCAGTGTttgctgctggctgctgctgcagTGGTTGCTTGTGGGAGGAGGAGACCGGGACCGGCAGGACAGAGCCTGCAGCTCAGAAGCAGCCGCAAGCGAGCAAAGACCATCACATCTCATGGCAGAACGCAGATCGcgccccaccaccaccatggcCATGGCCAGACGGACCTGCTGGTAGTGGTAGTACATGGTACCAATACGGGCAACACCACATCCACTTCCACTGTTGTACACACACGGATGACGGACCACACCACAGCAGCACACAAAGGAAATGCCCAATGGGAGCGTTGCAGGTCAGCAGGTCACTGTACTGGCCGGGATCAGTCCACAGGCTGCCTCTTCAGTTTCAAACTACACTACACTACACGCTGTCACGCATACTACGCCGGTCGCCGGGCCGACCTTATCGTTTGACCATGAACTCACTCATGCCTGACGGCATGACGATTTCAGTTCCTGCTTTCTAGTACGTAGTGAGGCCAAAGCAAGTGCAAAACTCTTGACTGCTTGTAAGCAATGGTCAATCAATGATTACAAGTCTTAAGacccaggcaggcaggcagccaGGCATGTCTAAAGTCTTAACAAAAAGGAGACTCTTATCTATTCTACTCCAAGCTGCTGCCAATTCGTTTCATAACCCTAGCTAGTGCCTGATTTGTTTCGCGTCAGTTCTTTAAGCTGCGTCGCGTGGGTCGTTGATGAGCTGCACACACAATTACACAAACACTAGCAGTCTACCACGGGTAGGAAAGGAAAGGTAAGGTAACACATAGCCTGAGAACCACGAAAAAGTGGACGGAAATGAGCCATCATTGTTGTGAAATAGCACACTGCACACAGGTGCCCACACCACACtacaggcaacagctgcagcaGTGGCAAAGAGaggaaatgcagcaaaggtggaAAGGCAACGGCATGCATGAGCAAGAACCAAGAAGCAAAGCAAAGCATGGAAGTGAAGAGCTTGGTTTGCAGAGGTTCTGTTCTACAGCACAAGAATACAGAGGCCTCACCTCACAATTTGCATTGGGGCAAGGAAAATGCTAGAGAGCAGGCAAAAGGCATGGATTCGAAT from Sorghum bicolor cultivar BTx623 chromosome 8, Sorghum_bicolor_NCBIv3, whole genome shotgun sequence encodes:
- the LOC110437479 gene encoding alpha-amylase/subtilisin inhibitor-like is translated as MMKHLLLPLVLLLAISLPLIAATGVANATQLVYDTDGHEMNSYSSYYILPAEKGAAAAAAGGGLKLNSLTALASFVIQAPSEADHGYPVKFSPLNASSDGMTRLSTDTKIIFAIITTRVESLYWYVSSSSSSGPRQRVAIPEYLKKPPGGFVFRVERHVAAAAGGAATKGYKLVWCDDGKMKPCRDLGLYESEGKTWLATGSDSPFVVVFKKRELGV
- the LOC8076658 gene encoding VAN3-binding protein, whose protein sequence is MTDAGAARTRRAGSGGGGGGDLPLRPPEPPRDPLEFLSRSWSASAADVSRALGGAPAPAVAVAAAISEDVAAELDADSAAGPASGTSFSFASAATSQLVLDRIMTPSEVSPLTSGRLSHSSGPLNGGGSLSDSPPVSPEIDDTKFCRAVSTPKPQPYARGGSKTVGRWLKDRKEKRKEETRAHNAQVHAAVSVAAVAAAVAAVAAATAAASSSSSGKDNGRGARTDMAVASAATLVAAQCVEAAEALGADREHLAAAVGSAVNVRTPGDVVTITAAAATALRGAATLRARALKEVWNVAAVIPVEKGAVGGGGGGGQHHQHGGHKHDGQPKHHHHHQQQREVESSNSSSSCFSDELLLGEENNFLGICTQDLLARGTELLKRTRKGSLHWKVVSVYINRAGLVMLKMKSKHVGGTITKKKKSEVVDVCRDVAAWPGRHLLEGGEQRRYFGLRTAEQRVIEFECGSQREYELWTKGVARLLAIVDGRKR